TAATTGACCACTTCAGCAATGTTTTGAATAAAAACCTTCCCCTCATCCAAAATGACATGTTCTATGAGGATCTGTGAAAAGACACTAAgactggctgcaaaataccGCCCACGTGGTGTACTGGTGCGCCATCGGTAACTTTCCAGCTTAAACCGATAAGAGTCATTCTCGACTACATCTACTACTTCACAGAATGACAACCTCAACTGAAAGACCACTCATTTATGAAAATCCCGAACTCTCCAGTTCAAGAAAACCGGGTACCACCGTGACGTTAAAATATGGTCACGGGCCATTGCCtaaggagttgaagaacaagaagattttcttctttgatatCGACAATTGCCTTTACGAGCGATCAACCAAAATTCACGACATGATGCAAGTCAAGATACATAACtatttcaaagaaaatttgCAGTTAAACGATGACGAGGCTCACACGTTGCACATGAACTACTACAAGACATATGGGTTGGCTCTTGAAGGGTTAGTAAGGAATCACCAAGTAGACGCTCTCGAGTACAATTCCCAGGTGGATGACTCTCTTGATTTGAAGTCTGTTTTATCTTACAATGAGCAATTGCGGAACATGATCcttgagatcaagaacTCCCACAAGTATGATGTGTTGTGGCTCATTACTAACGCCTACAAGAACCACGCGTTGCGAGTGATTTCCTTTTTGGGTCTTGGCGACTTGTTTGACGGCTTGACGTACTGTGACTATTCTGAGTGTCCCATCGTCTGTAAACCCATGAAAGAGTTCTTTTACAGGTGCCTTGACACCGTGCAAGTCGACAAGGAAAGCACGCAAGCATTGGGCCAACTTTCATTTGTGGACGATAGCGAGATCAACGTCAAGGCAGCGTTTGACCTTGGGTTTGGCCGTGTTTACCACTACGTGGAAGTGGAGAAGGAATATGAGCAACTCAAGCAGAAACCCGATTTCGATAAGTACTACGGTCTGTCGAATGACGACCGAAAAATCACAATTCTCCGCAACATTCTTGACCTTCAAAAGCATGCTTTATAGACTACAACTTTTCTTATGGCCCTTGACGATATGAATATTGCCAAAAGGCAGTGCAGTGACGACTCCGTTTGGATTTCAGTCTGCTGAACCTTGACAAGGGTAATCGTTTATCCTTTACATGACCATATATCTAGATTTACAATACAAAGTACCAAAGTGTACTACTTTAACATATATCCTCCGTCCGTACCACTCAAACTATATAGTATCTTATCTAGTGCGAATGAAATTTTCCATCGTTCCTCAGATCAAGTCCTACTCTTCCCTTCACcatggccaaaaagaaCGTCGAGTACAAAGCCAGGGTGCTTTTCTTCCACGGATATACACAGCTGGCGCTGACATTCTACGCCAAAACGCTGGCGCTTCGCAAGAAACTCGCTTCTTTCAAACTCAAAGCTGTATATTTGAACGCTCCCTTGCAACTTACTCCAGCACAGTTCCCCACCCAGGATTCCCTATCTAAATTTGGCGCTGCTTCCAACGGCAAGGATGAAAATCTCGTCAACTACAGAGCGTGGTGGTTGAAAAATCCTGACAACTCGTATGAGATTGAAAGTGCAATAGAGACAGTGAGGAAGTACATGAAGGAAAGGCTAGTGCTAAATGAGGAGCTGGGAGAATACGAGAAAGCAGAGGATGGAGATGAAGGGCTTCCCGTGAAGGGCATTATAGGGTTTTCTCAAGGTGCTTGTTTTGGAGGAGCTCTAGTTCACAAATTCGAGGAGCTCTTCGGAAACCTGTTAGACTTTGCCGTGCTATACTCCGGGTTCAAGATTGACACAAAACTTATGCCACATTACGAGAAGTTTTACTCGGGTGACGATGGGGCACTGACAAAGGCGAGATTGTTGCATGTTGTTGGAGAACTAGACACTGTTGTGGGTGAAGATAGAGCGTACACATTGTACGAGAGCAGCAAAAAGAACctggagttgttgaagcatCCAGGTGGGCATTTTGTGCCGAACCTGAAGTTGCTTGTGGACCAGGTTGTGAATTGGATACATCGAGAGGAGGAACAGAGAGAGggggaaaagaaagacgaTAGTGTGGATGACATCATGGCCATGATGGATAAGGTGGGAGTTTAGTAGCATATTTGCCTCTGGCGTTGAATTCGCAAGCGTTATTATAGATCAATTGAACAGTTTATTTGGGATACGTTAATATGTACATAAAGAATTTAAGCATCTTGTGGATAACTTGTCATGTATATGACGTTGAAATAATCTCCCATGGCTTGTATATGCCTCTACAATTTTTTATTCGGAGCCATTGCAACAGCAACGATTTTATCTGGATCTATAAATGGCCAGCGTAGCAAACGCCCTGACATCGACTAGATGACGTAACCCTGATGTCGTCAATCATCAAAGCTTGCAGATTCAACCCCTCTCTAGAGCTCGTCGTGTGCAACGTCCCTGGTGTCTCCTCTATACTTGGCGTagtacttcttctctctttttgagagcCCACCCTCACTTGGCTTTATTCCCGTGATCTTCATCACCCACTTCTCCAATTCGTGCTTGTTATTGAGCTTCCCTTTGTCGTACCTCACAAACGATTGTGTTTTCTCATCCCAGAACATCAATATAGGCAA
This DNA window, taken from Candidozyma auris chromosome 7, complete sequence, encodes the following:
- a CDS encoding nucleotidase; translated protein: MTTSTERPLIYENPELSSSRKPGTTVTLKYGHGPLPKELKNKKIFFFDIDNCLYERSTKIHDMMQVKIHNYFKENLQLNDDEAHTLHMNYYKTYGLALEGLVRNHQVDALEYNSQVDDSLDLKSVLSYNEQLRNMILEIKNSHKYDVLWLITNAYKNHALRVISFLGLGDLFDGLTYCDYSECPIVCKPMKEFFYRCLDTVQVDKESTQALGQLSFVDDSEINVKAAFDLGFGRVYHYVEVEKEYEQLKQKPDFDKYYGSSNDDRKITILRNILDLQKHAL
- a CDS encoding putative serine hydrolase, which translates into the protein MAKKNVEYKARVLFFHGYTQSASTFYAKTSALRKKLASFKLKAVYLNAPLQLTPAQFPTQDSLSKFGAASNGKDENLVNYRAWWLKNPDNSYEIESAIETVRKYMKERLVLNEESGEYEKAEDGDEGLPVKGIIGFSQGACFGGALVHKFEELFGNSLDFAVLYSGFKIDTKLMPHYEKFYSGDDGASTKARLLHVVGELDTVVGEDRAYTLYESSKKNSELLKHPGGHFVPNSKLLVDQVVNWIHREEEQREGEKKDDSVDDIMAMMDKVGV